The DNA region CTGATGCATCCACATATTCAACGACACCATCATGTTTACATAAAAGAGCGGCACCTGAGTCATGTGCAGATTTGTATTCCATACCAGTTCCCACAAGTGGTGAACGAGGTTGGATCAAAGGCACTGCTTGACGTTGCATGTTGGCACCCATCAAGGCACGGTTGGAGTCATCGTTTTCCAAGAAAGGAATACATGCAGTCGCCACGGCAACTACTTGTTTCGGTGAAACGTCCATGTAATCGACTTTATCGATCGTTACTTCAAGGTTTTCACTTTGTAGACGAGCCATTACTAATTCTTCAGCAAAGGTTCCATCTTCGTTTAAACGTGAGTTTGCTTGCGCTACGATATAGTGGTCTTCCGTGTCAGCAGTTAGGTAATCCACTTGGTCTGTTACTTTTCCAGTTGCACGGTCCACACGACGATACGGAGTTTCAATAAAGCCAAATTTATTGACTTTGGCATAACTTGATAAGCTATTGATCAAACCGATATTCGGGCCCTCTGGCGTTTCGATCGGACACATACGGCCATAGTGAGAATAGTGAACGTCTCGTACTTCATAGCCGGCACGGTCACGAGTCAAACCACCAGGTCCTAAGGCAGATAGACGACGTTTGTGTGTCAACTCACCTAGAGGATTTGTTTGGTCCATGAACTGTGATAGCTGAGAAGAACCAAAGAATTCTTTGATACTTGCTACAACTGGACGAATATTGATCAATTGTTGTGGTGTCAATGTTTCAGTGTCTTGAATAGACATTCTTTCACGAACCACACGTTCCATACGCGCTAAACCGATACGGAATTGATTTTGTAACAATTCACCGACTGAACGGATACGACGGTTTCCTAAGTGATCGATGTCATCCACATTACCGATATCTTCTTGTAAATTGAAGAAGTAGCTCATTGAAGCAACGATATCTGCCGGACGAACTGTTTTCACACTTGTATCAGGATACCCATTACCGATCACATTAACGATACGCTCCGGATCTTTTGGAGAAAGAACTTTGATGACTTGAACTGTCATTGGTTCAGTTACCACACCGTCTTCGCTAGGGTAATAAGTCACGCTGTTTAGTCCGTTATCGATATGCTCACCTAATGTTTCCATTACTTGGTGCGTCAACACTGTTCCTTTTTCAACAAGGATTTCTCCTGTTTCAGGATCGATCAGTGTCTCTCCTAAAGTTAGGTTCAATAGACGTGTTTTTAAATCTAATTTTTTGTTGACTTTATAACGACCAACATTTGCTAAGTCGTAACGTTTTGGATCAAAGAAACGAGCATTCAGTAAGTTACGAGAACTATCTGCTGTTTTAGGTTCGCCTGGGCGAAGACGCTCATAAATATCTTTTAGCCCTTCTTCTGTACGAGAATCGCTAGCATTTTTGTGTAAATCTTTTTCGATCGTATTACGTAAACTTAATGACTCACCGAAAATTTCAAAAATCGTATCATCAGAACCGAAACCTAAAGCACGGACTAAGACAGTTAAAGGAATTTTACGAGTACGGTCAATACGCACATAAGAAATATCCTTGGCATCTGTTTCCATTTCCAACCATGCGCCACGGTTAGGGATCACAGTTGAGCCAAAGCCTTCTTTCCCATTTTTATCTACTTTGCCATGGAAATATACACCTGGTGAACGTACTAATTGAGAAACGATAACACGTTCTGCTCCATTGATGATAAATGTTCCCATTTCAGTCATTAGAGGGAAATCACCGAAGAAAACTTCTTGTGATTTGATTTCTCCAGATTCACGATTGGTCAATCTTAGAGTGACATGTAAAGGTGCAGAATAGTTTGCGTCATGTGAACGCGCTTCTTCTACGGTGTACTTAGGTTCTTTTAATTCATAATCTACGAATTCCAAAGATAGGTTTCCTTGGAAATCATCAATTGGTAAAATGTCTTCAAACATCTCTCTTAAGCCTTCATCTAAAAACCATTGGTAAGAGTCTGTTTGAATCTCAATCAAGTTGGGTAATTCCAACACTTCACTGATCCGGGCGAAACTTCTACGTTCGCGGTGTTTTCCGTATTTTACTACGTGTCCAGCCAAGCTCTTCACTCCTCTAATTAAAAGTCTATCAAAACACTAACTGAAACATTTCATTTTCATTACGAATATTAAATATACGTAACAACGAGCATTTTTTGCGGTTTTTAGGCAAAAAAAAACCAAAAATAGAATGTGCTCTTGAAAATTTTCTCGTGCGTTTTCTACTTTTGTTTCCCTATTAAAAACCGGAACGGACAATATTTCGCTCCTGCTTCAGCATTTTTCAGATAGTTTTTGCATTTATACATTCTACTTCTTTCTATAGTAAAAGTCAAGAAGTTCAAGTATCTTTTATTATAGAAAAAAAAGCACTCGATTTTACAATCAAGTGCCTCTCATTTTACGATCATTCTTATTGAACGGTGATGTCACCAGTTACTTCTGCGCCTTCTTTATCAAGAGTAGCAGATGTTTTGTATTCTTCTTTTTCAAACGTTACGTTTCCGTCAACTTTTGCACCGTTTAAAACAAAACCATTCGCTTTAACTAAGATGTTTCCTTTAACAGTTCCGTTAACGATATTGAAGTTTTCTGATTCAACAATTAGCTCTGGTACAGTGATCGTATATTCATCCGTCACTTTACGATCTGAATCTTGTGCATATAAAGCTAATTTTCTGTAGATATCCGCAGAAGAATCGCCTTTATCATGGAATTCACCTGAGACAGTCACATCTTTATCAAACATTACATCTGCAGTTGCAGCGATGATCCAGTTTCCATCTTCACCTAATGCTTTTTCGAGTACTTCTGGTTTGTCACTAACAGAGGCAGAACTTACAGCATCCATGCTTGAGCTTGTTGAAGTTGCTTCTGTTTTGCTGTCAGATGAGCTCGCTTTTGTATCTTTGTTGTCGCTGCTGCATGCGCCCAATACTAATACAGTTGCTGCTAATGTACCTAAAGTAATTAATTTTTTTGAAATCATAACTATTCTCCTAGTCTTTTTTAATTTTATCTACAAAATGAATTTTAGCATGGAAAGAAGAAAATAAAAAATATTTGCTTTTTACTTTAAAAAAAATAAATTGTCTGAAAATTTTAAATAATCTGTTGACATCCTTCCAGTTTTTGAATTATACTAAGTACAATTCAATTTGCGGAGGAGATTACTATGACTTACTTAATCAACCCACAACTGAATAAAGCTTACTTTAGCTATTTTAGATAGGTTTGTATTCATGAAATCATGGGTGCAAACAGCAAAAACTGTTTTTGTATCTATGATGGCTAGAGCACTTTGCACTGAACAAACAGCCACGTAGACAATCCTAAGTGGCGAACGAAAGTATTGAACTGACGACTTTTATCAATCCATTTAGGCATATTGTCTGAATGGATTTTTTGTTTTAACAATCATACTGGAGGAATTGAGATGAAAAAGAAATTACTAGGATTGAGTATTGTATCAGCAGTGGCTTTACTAACACTTGGCGCTTGCGGAAATGACAAAAAAGCTGATTCAGGTTCAGACAGCGATATGAAAAAAATCGGGGTCTTACAGCCTGTCGAACACGGCTCATTGGATGCTGCTTTTGAAGGATTCAAAGAAGGCTTAGCTGAAAATGGCTTTAAAGAAGGTGAAAACCTAACGATCGAATACACCAACGCTCAAAATGATCAGGCCCAATTAAAAAGCATGAGTGAAAAGTTAGTCAAAGAAAAACCAGATTTATTGCTAGGGATCGCAACACCTGCCGCACAATCACTATTAAATGAAACCACTGATATTCCCATCGTAGTAACTGCTGTGACTGATTTAGCTGGTGCCAAATTGGTGAAATCAGATGAAAAGCCAGGTGGAAACGTGACAGGAACAACAGATATCGTTCCCATTGATAAGCAAATTGCTTTACTACTAAACATCGTTCCTGATGCGAAAACAATTGGAATCATGTACAACGCTGGTGAAGCGAATTCTAAAATCCAAGCTGATATGGCTGAAAAAGCGCTAAAAGATAAAGGCGTCAAAACAAAAATTTTAACAGCAAACTCAACAAATGATGTCCAACAAGTAACAACTAGCTTAGCAAAAGACGTTGATGCTATTTACATCCCAACGGACAATACTTTCGCTTCTGCCGCTGCTGTGATCGGAGAAGTAGCCAAAGAACATAAAATCCCTGTCATCGCTGGTTCGATCGAACAAGTAGAACAAGGCGGACTTGCAACGGTCGGAATCGACTATAAAGCTTTAGGAAAACAAACTGGTGTCATGGCAGCTAAAATCCTCAAAGGAGAAGCACAGCCTGCAGATATGCCTGTTGAAAAAGCTAAAGACTTAGAACTTTTTGTAAATGAAGACATGGCAAAAGCGCTAGATATCGATCCAGAAACGATCAAAGCACCTTAATTTACAGACGATGAATAAAAATAGTAGTGATGCAGAAACAACTGTTTTTGCATCACTAAGCTACATAAAACTACTGAAAGAAGCTGATTTTGTTGATAGACATACTACTCTCCTCAACCTCGCAAGGCCTTTTATGGTCATTACTGGCGATTGGGGTATTCCTGACTTACCGTATTTTAGATATTGCTGATTTAACTACCGAAGGAAGTTTTCCTTTAGGCGGTGCTGTAGCAGCAGTGATCTTAGCCAAAGACCCTGCTTCCTGGCCTGCTCCTTTTCAATCCTTATTTAGCCTTCATTCGATGATGGCACCCATTACCGCTTTGATCATCGCATTTATCGCTGGTATGTTAGCTGGGCTGGTTTCAGGTTTACTTCATACAAAATTAAAAATTCCGGCTTTATTAGCAGGAATCATTACCATGACCGGTTTATACAGTATCAATTCCCGTATTATGGGCGCACCAAATATTTCTTTGATCGGAACAGATTCGATTTTTTCTCATGCACAATCACTAGGACTTTCAAAAGTAAACAGCACGATTTTAGTCGGAGCAATTATTGTGATCCTCGTTATTATTTTACTTGTTTTATTCTTTAGAACAGAAATTGGATTAGCGACTCGTGCAACGGGAGATAATCTTGATATGAGTGAAGCAAACGGCATCAATACAGACAACATGAAAATCATTGGCTACATGCTTTCAAACGGCTGTATCGCCTTAGCAGGTGCTTTGTTAGTTCAAAACAATAACTTCGCTGATTTAAACTCTGGGATCGGAACGATCGTCATTGGATTGGCTTCGATCATCATTGCCGAGGTTCTATTTAAAAATAAATCGCTCGGCTTACGCTTGATCACAATAGTAATCGGTGCGATTCTATACCGTTTCATTCTTGCTTGCGTATTAGAATTACGTGTCGACCCAGCTGACTTAAAACTATTTTCTGCAATTATTTTAGTGATCTGCTTATCATCACCATTGATCCAAAAAAAATTAGGGTTCTCTAAAATAGGTAAACGCAAAGGAGGCGCTAATTAATGCAGCCAGTATTAACGATCAAAAATCTCCATCAATACTTTGAACGTGGAACAGTGAATGAAAATCACGTATTAAAAGGAATCGATTTAACAATCAATCAAGGAGAGTTCATTACCATCATCGGGGGAAACGGTGCTGGTAAATCAACACTTTTAAACAGTATCGCAGGGACTTTGCCCATTGAAGAAGGACAACTAACGCTACAAGGAAAAGACATCACCAAACAACGTGTTGTTGATCGCTCAAAACAAATCAGCCGTGTTTTTCAAGACCCTAAAATGGGGACTGCAGTTCGTTTGACTGTGGAAGAAAATATGGCCCTTGCAATGAAACGAGGAAAAAAACGCGGACTTAGCAATGGTGTTCGCAAAAATGATCGTGAATTTTTCAAAGAACAATTAGCTAGTCTAAATTTAGGACTGGAAAATCGATTAGCTGCAGAAATTGGTTTATTATCTGGAGGTCAACGGCAAGCGATCACTCTATTGATGGCTACTCTGATTCGACCAGAACTGATTTTATTAGATGAGCATACAGCAGCATTAGATCCAAAGACATCGATCACCGTTATGGAATTGACTGAAAAACTGATTCAAGAGCACCAATTGACTGCCTTCATGGTCACTCATGATATGGAAGATGCTATTCGCTACGGCAATCGATTGATCATGCTGCATCAAGGGCAAGTGGTTGTTGATGTACCAAATGAACAGAAAAAAGATTTGACTGTGAATGAATTGATGGATATGTTCCACAAAAACAGTGGACAAGAGTTGAAAGACGATCAGTTACTTCTAGTTTAAAAAATAGCTCAAAATATCATTTATCAAATTAAAAGTCACCGAGTCATAGCTCGTTCGCTATAGCTCAGTGACTTTTTAGGTATTCATTATCCACCCATCAAGAAATCAAGAACATTCCATCCATCAGA from Enterococcus sp. 9D6_DIV0238 includes:
- the rpoB gene encoding DNA-directed RNA polymerase subunit beta encodes the protein MAGHVVKYGKHRERRSFARISEVLELPNLIEIQTDSYQWFLDEGLREMFEDILPIDDFQGNLSLEFVDYELKEPKYTVEEARSHDANYSAPLHVTLRLTNRESGEIKSQEVFFGDFPLMTEMGTFIINGAERVIVSQLVRSPGVYFHGKVDKNGKEGFGSTVIPNRGAWLEMETDAKDISYVRIDRTRKIPLTVLVRALGFGSDDTIFEIFGESLSLRNTIEKDLHKNASDSRTEEGLKDIYERLRPGEPKTADSSRNLLNARFFDPKRYDLANVGRYKVNKKLDLKTRLLNLTLGETLIDPETGEILVEKGTVLTHQVMETLGEHIDNGLNSVTYYPSEDGVVTEPMTVQVIKVLSPKDPERIVNVIGNGYPDTSVKTVRPADIVASMSYFFNLQEDIGNVDDIDHLGNRRIRSVGELLQNQFRIGLARMERVVRERMSIQDTETLTPQQLINIRPVVASIKEFFGSSQLSQFMDQTNPLGELTHKRRLSALGPGGLTRDRAGYEVRDVHYSHYGRMCPIETPEGPNIGLINSLSSYAKVNKFGFIETPYRRVDRATGKVTDQVDYLTADTEDHYIVAQANSRLNEDGTFAEELVMARLQSENLEVTIDKVDYMDVSPKQVVAVATACIPFLENDDSNRALMGANMQRQAVPLIQPRSPLVGTGMEYKSAHDSGAALLCKHDGVVEYVDASEVRVRRDNGALDKYMVTKFRRSNSGTSYNQRPIVLLGEKVEKGDTLADGPSMEEGEMALGQNVLVGFMTWEGYNYEDAIIMSRRLVKDDVYTSIHIEEYESEARDTKLGPEEITREIPNVGEDALKDLDEMGIIRIGAEVKDGDLLVGKVTPKGVTELSAEERLLHAIFGEKAREVRDTSLRVPHGGGGIVHDVKIFTREAGDELSPGVNMLVRVYIVQKRKINEGDKMAGRHGNKGVVSRIMPEEDMPFLPDGTPIDIMLNPLGVPSRMNIGQVLELHLGMAARQLGIHIATPVFDGANDDDVWDTVREAGMASDAKTVLYDGRTGEPFDNRISVGVMYMIKLAHMVDDKLHARSIGPYSLVTQQPLGGKAQFGGQRFGEMEVWALEAYGAAYTLQEILTYKSDDVVGRVKTYEAIVKGEPIPKPGVPESFRVLVKELQSLGLDMRVLDIEEQEIELRDMDDDDDDLITVDALTKFAEQQSAKQLEKEAAEAKEAADAVLEQEIETAEDTKN
- a CDS encoding ABC transporter substrate-binding protein, with the translated sequence MKKKLLGLSIVSAVALLTLGACGNDKKADSGSDSDMKKIGVLQPVEHGSLDAAFEGFKEGLAENGFKEGENLTIEYTNAQNDQAQLKSMSEKLVKEKPDLLLGIATPAAQSLLNETTDIPIVVTAVTDLAGAKLVKSDEKPGGNVTGTTDIVPIDKQIALLLNIVPDAKTIGIMYNAGEANSKIQADMAEKALKDKGVKTKILTANSTNDVQQVTTSLAKDVDAIYIPTDNTFASAAAVIGEVAKEHKIPVIAGSIEQVEQGGLATVGIDYKALGKQTGVMAAKILKGEAQPADMPVEKAKDLELFVNEDMAKALDIDPETIKAP
- a CDS encoding ABC transporter permease, with amino-acid sequence MIDILLSSTSQGLLWSLLAIGVFLTYRILDIADLTTEGSFPLGGAVAAVILAKDPASWPAPFQSLFSLHSMMAPITALIIAFIAGMLAGLVSGLLHTKLKIPALLAGIITMTGLYSINSRIMGAPNISLIGTDSIFSHAQSLGLSKVNSTILVGAIIVILVIILLVLFFRTEIGLATRATGDNLDMSEANGINTDNMKIIGYMLSNGCIALAGALLVQNNNFADLNSGIGTIVIGLASIIIAEVLFKNKSLGLRLITIVIGAILYRFILACVLELRVDPADLKLFSAIILVICLSSPLIQKKLGFSKIGKRKGGAN
- a CDS encoding ABC transporter ATP-binding protein, which encodes MQPVLTIKNLHQYFERGTVNENHVLKGIDLTINQGEFITIIGGNGAGKSTLLNSIAGTLPIEEGQLTLQGKDITKQRVVDRSKQISRVFQDPKMGTAVRLTVEENMALAMKRGKKRGLSNGVRKNDREFFKEQLASLNLGLENRLAAEIGLLSGGQRQAITLLMATLIRPELILLDEHTAALDPKTSITVMELTEKLIQEHQLTAFMVTHDMEDAIRYGNRLIMLHQGQVVVDVPNEQKKDLTVNELMDMFHKNSGQELKDDQLLLV